From a single Populus trichocarpa isolate Nisqually-1 chromosome 17, P.trichocarpa_v4.1, whole genome shotgun sequence genomic region:
- the LOC7496634 gene encoding COP9 signalosome complex subunit 3 isoform X3, with amino-acid sequence MATAESLVAQIQGLSSNAVDLGLLSIHLKKADEVLHNESTRLLAFLEQLDPTLHSLGYLYFLEACTSGPVTNEQARRLVLILSRFLTCCVADQIRLASEKFIAVSKRFKDQVLMLEVPMRGVAPLLEAVKKLRSSSEYLTALHPDFLQLCLLAKCYKTGLSILEDDIFEVDQPRDFFLYCYYGGMICIGQKHFQKALELLHNVVTAPMSSINAIAVEAFKKYILVSLIQNRQFSTSLPKYTSSAAQRNLKTLCQPYMELASSYSSGKVSELETYIQTNREKFESDNNHGLVKQVVSSMYKRNIQRLTQTYLTLSLQDIAKIVQLSSPKEAEMHVLQMDNDIVKEADCSG; translated from the exons ATGGCGACGGCAGAATCGTTGGTGGCGCAAATCCAAGGGCTATCAAGCAACGCGGTGGATTTAGGTTTGTTATCAATTCACTTGAAGAAAGCAGATGAAGTGCTACACAATGAGTCGACTCGGCTTTTGGCTTTTCTTGAACAGCTCGACCCGACTCTTCACTCACTCggttatctttatttttt AGAGGCATGCACTTCTGGGCCGGTTACCAATGAGCAAGCGAGAAGACTGGTTTTGATCCTTTCCAGGTTTCTCACTTGTTGTGTTGCAGACCAGATTCGTTTGGCGTCGGaaaagt TCATAGCTGTTAGTAAGAGATTCAAAGACCAAGTTTTGATGCTTGAAGTACCAATGCGTGGTGTGGCCCCTTTGCTGGAAGCTGTGAAAAAACTACGCTCATCCTCTGAATATTTGACTGCTTTGCATCCGGATTTTCTTCAACTTTGTTTGTTGGCTAAGTGCTATAAAACTGGTCTTTCCATTCTGGAGGATGATATTTTTGAGGTTGATCAGCCACGGGACTTTTTTCTCTATTGTTATTATGG GGGGATGATATGTATTGGACAAAAGCATTTTCAGAAAGCACTGGAGCTTCTTCACAAT GTCGTGACGGCTCCTATGTCTTCTATAAATGCTATAGCTGTTGAagcattcaaaaaatatatattggtttCTCTCATTCAAAATAGACAG TTCTCAACCAGCCTCCCTAAGTACACTTCTTCAGCAGCTCAGAGAAATTTAAAGACCTTGTGTCAG CCCTATATGGAATTAGCAAGTAGTTATAGCAGTGGAAAAGTTTCAGAATTAGAGACATACATTCAGACAAACAGGGAGAAGTTTGAAAGT GACAATAATCATGGACTGGTGAAGCAAGTCGTATCATCCATGTATAAGAGAAACATTCAGAGATTGACCCAAACGTATTTGACTCTTTCCCTCCAAGACATAGCCAAAATTGTGCAACTTAGCAGTCCTAAAGAGGCAGAGATGCATGTGCTTCAAATG